The following proteins are co-located in the Brachybacterium sacelli genome:
- a CDS encoding polysaccharide lyase family protein has product MSPRPKTVTGLRAEPALASTTLTWEPLGWDPLIDHYRIYAVPGESAPSTTEETDLLAKTVYPLYRHTGLDPAGETWTYMVLAVSDAGRRGKPSPPETSASQPSVTATGREVAAIGTFDGRTLEFLHAPSGYATIPEQFPDAVIDYTQGTDSPGASWPYLLPGPEDAWAGRTPHRARWTLTLETEPVEDHDLAVWLVDTTRLGGTLQVRANEEHLTDIELPLGATRGSREGDATVPGSTLRRSFHEVAVPAEVLQAGRNVLELELTEGGWLAWDAVGLFART; this is encoded by the coding sequence ATGAGTCCCCGCCCGAAGACCGTGACCGGCCTGCGCGCCGAGCCCGCCCTCGCCTCGACGACCCTGACCTGGGAGCCCCTGGGGTGGGACCCGCTGATCGACCACTACCGGATCTATGCGGTGCCGGGCGAGAGCGCGCCAAGCACGACGGAGGAGACCGACCTGCTGGCCAAGACGGTCTACCCGCTCTACCGCCACACTGGTCTCGACCCGGCGGGGGAGACCTGGACGTACATGGTCCTGGCCGTCTCCGACGCCGGGAGGCGCGGGAAGCCCTCGCCGCCCGAGACCTCCGCCTCGCAGCCGTCGGTGACCGCCACCGGCCGCGAAGTCGCCGCCATCGGGACGTTCGACGGACGCACCCTGGAGTTCCTCCATGCCCCGAGCGGGTACGCGACCATCCCCGAGCAGTTCCCCGACGCCGTCATCGACTACACGCAGGGCACCGACTCACCGGGCGCCTCCTGGCCCTACCTGCTGCCAGGGCCGGAGGACGCCTGGGCGGGCAGGACGCCCCATCGGGCCCGATGGACTCTCACGCTCGAGACGGAGCCCGTCGAGGACCACGACCTCGCCGTGTGGCTCGTGGACACCACCCGTCTCGGTGGGACCCTGCAGGTCCGCGCGAACGAGGAGCACCTCACCGACATCGAGCTTCCCCTCGGTGCCACACGCGGCTCCCGCGAAGGCGATGCGACGGTGCCGGGCTCGACGCTGCGGCGCTCCTTCCATGAGGTCGCCGTCCCGGCAGAGGTGCTGCAGGCCGGTCGCAACGTCCTCGAGCTCGAGCTGACCGAGGGCGGCTGGCTGGCCTGGGACGCCGTGGGACTGTTCGCGCGCACGTGA
- a CDS encoding amidohydrolase — translation MERLYHSGRILTMADQDDAPEAVLVRDGLIAFVGDLEPARAQLAADAAEVDLAGRTLMPSFIDSHGHLLQHGALMALVDLEHATSIAEIIVAFRERLAQRDPRDASPLIGAKYDPNLLAEGRHPTRYDLDEISPEIPVFALHRSMHVAVGNSVLVEGAGLTAATPDPEGGRFGRTADGTPDGYVEEHPAMAAFMPVLDPEGVGGLLPGGAADPTRAVQLAAEDYLRHGITTAQEGAADPTTVDGLVAAARAGDVALDVVVYPLVQTGTSVYDAHPDFAGDYVGRLRLGGYKMILDGSPQARSAWMSEPYAPVVGDEDPGCAYPIHTPEEVEEFTRAVAAQGRQLIVHCNGDAAAELWVTTTERVGAEHSALLEARPVMIHAQTVRDDQLERMAPLGMIASIFSGHTWFWGDVHLRNFGPARGRRVSPARSALDRGVRVTMHQDSPVTPPDMLLTIWAAVNRISRAGRPVGLEQRISTWEALRAVTTEAAFQYGEEDSKGLLREGMRADLVILSADPLATAPQELRDLEVLATIKDGEVVYEH, via the coding sequence GTGGAGAGGCTCTACCATTCCGGCCGCATCCTGACGATGGCCGACCAGGACGACGCCCCTGAAGCCGTGCTCGTCCGGGACGGGCTCATCGCGTTCGTCGGCGACCTCGAGCCGGCACGTGCGCAGCTCGCGGCCGACGCCGCGGAGGTGGACCTGGCCGGCCGCACCCTCATGCCCTCGTTCATCGACTCCCACGGGCACCTGCTGCAGCACGGGGCGCTCATGGCGCTGGTCGACCTCGAGCACGCCACCTCGATCGCCGAGATCATCGTCGCCTTCCGTGAACGCCTCGCCCAGCGCGACCCGAGGGATGCCTCCCCGCTGATCGGGGCGAAGTACGACCCGAACCTACTGGCCGAGGGCCGTCACCCCACCCGCTACGACCTCGATGAGATCTCCCCCGAGATCCCGGTGTTCGCGCTGCACCGCAGCATGCACGTCGCGGTCGGGAACTCCGTGCTGGTCGAGGGTGCGGGACTCACCGCAGCGACTCCCGATCCCGAAGGCGGGCGTTTCGGTCGCACGGCCGATGGGACCCCGGACGGTTACGTCGAGGAGCATCCGGCCATGGCCGCGTTCATGCCCGTCCTGGATCCCGAGGGGGTCGGCGGCCTGCTTCCCGGCGGCGCGGCCGACCCCACGCGGGCGGTGCAGCTGGCGGCGGAGGACTACCTGCGCCACGGCATCACCACCGCCCAGGAGGGCGCGGCCGACCCCACCACCGTGGACGGCCTGGTGGCAGCCGCCCGGGCCGGAGACGTCGCGCTCGACGTGGTGGTCTATCCCCTCGTCCAGACCGGCACCAGCGTCTACGACGCCCATCCCGACTTCGCCGGCGACTACGTCGGCCGGTTGCGGCTGGGCGGCTACAAGATGATCCTCGACGGGTCACCTCAGGCCCGGTCGGCCTGGATGAGCGAGCCGTATGCGCCGGTCGTGGGCGACGAGGACCCCGGCTGCGCCTACCCGATCCACACCCCCGAAGAGGTCGAGGAGTTCACGCGCGCGGTCGCCGCCCAGGGACGCCAGCTGATCGTGCACTGCAACGGGGACGCGGCCGCCGAGCTGTGGGTCACCACAACCGAGCGCGTCGGCGCGGAGCACTCCGCGCTGCTCGAGGCGCGGCCGGTGATGATCCATGCCCAGACCGTGCGCGATGATCAGCTCGAGCGCATGGCGCCGCTGGGGATGATCGCCTCGATCTTCTCGGGGCACACCTGGTTCTGGGGCGACGTGCATCTGCGCAACTTCGGACCGGCCCGTGGCCGCCGCGTCTCCCCTGCCCGGTCCGCCCTGGACCGTGGAGTGCGCGTCACCATGCACCAGGATTCCCCCGTCACTCCCCCGGACATGCTCCTGACGATCTGGGCGGCCGTGAACCGCATCAGCCGTGCCGGCCGGCCCGTCGGCCTCGAACAGCGCATCTCCACCTGGGAGGCCCTGCGCGCCGTCACCACCGAGGCCGCCTTCCAGTACGGCGAGGAGGACTCCAAAGGGCTGCTCCGAGAGGGCATGCGTGCGGACCTGGTGATCCTCTCCGCCGACCCGCTGGCCACGGCGCCGCAGGAGCTGCGGGACCTCGAGGTGCTCGCGACCATCAAGGACGGGGAGGTCGTGTACGAGCACTGA
- a CDS encoding sodium:solute symporter produces the protein MQTIDLLVIAAYLVATAWLGLKLSGRQTGLKGYFLGGRDLPWWAVCLSVVATETSALTVIGIPVMSYLGNLAYLQLGLGYILGRVVVAFFMLPRYYDGEMVTAYAYLGKRFGASTQTTAGVTFLVTRLLADGIRVLAAAIPLKVILDGLGVDLSYFAITVILSVVTILYTFIGGITAVVWVDVVQMLLYVAGGIIALLLVASTTGMGWLGDAAEAGKTQMFVFADNPISGENSFVASLLGGAVYAMASHGSDQIVVQRLLACRSKVEAQKAILVSGVIVTVQFAIFLAVGLALWGYYQQATPADLGLTRDDEVFPLFIVEAMPAGLSGLLLAGILAAAMSTLSSSLSALSSSTVTDVVGKLRRTPMTDAQGLRIGRWATIGWGLAFIAPATVFRSDEGSIVVLALGVAGITYGGLLGAFVFGIVNKRARAVDANIAFVLAVAVNAFFFVMEKYVIGEVWVAWQWYPLLGVIVTFVVGGLLSLRHEEPVEIAEGTSVDSELR, from the coding sequence ATGCAGACCATCGACCTGTTGGTGATCGCGGCCTATCTGGTCGCCACCGCCTGGCTCGGGCTGAAGCTGAGCGGTCGTCAGACCGGGTTGAAAGGCTACTTCCTGGGTGGGCGTGACCTGCCGTGGTGGGCGGTGTGCCTGTCCGTGGTCGCGACCGAGACCAGCGCCCTGACCGTCATCGGCATCCCGGTGATGAGCTACCTGGGCAACCTCGCCTACCTCCAGCTGGGGCTCGGCTACATCCTCGGGCGCGTGGTTGTCGCCTTCTTCATGCTGCCGCGCTACTACGACGGGGAGATGGTCACCGCCTACGCCTACCTCGGCAAACGCTTCGGCGCCAGCACCCAGACCACAGCCGGCGTGACCTTCCTGGTCACCCGACTGCTGGCAGACGGGATCCGCGTGCTCGCCGCCGCGATCCCCCTGAAGGTCATCCTCGACGGGCTCGGCGTGGACCTCAGCTACTTCGCCATCACCGTGATCCTCTCCGTGGTGACGATCCTGTACACCTTCATCGGCGGCATCACCGCCGTGGTCTGGGTCGACGTGGTCCAGATGCTGCTGTACGTCGCCGGCGGCATCATCGCGCTCCTCCTGGTGGCCTCCACCACCGGGATGGGGTGGCTGGGTGACGCGGCCGAGGCCGGCAAGACGCAGATGTTCGTGTTCGCGGACAACCCGATCAGCGGGGAGAACTCCTTCGTCGCGTCCCTGCTGGGCGGTGCGGTGTACGCGATGGCCTCCCACGGCTCGGACCAGATCGTCGTCCAGCGCCTGCTGGCCTGCCGCTCGAAGGTCGAGGCCCAGAAGGCGATCCTCGTCTCCGGGGTGATCGTGACGGTGCAGTTCGCGATCTTCCTGGCCGTGGGCCTGGCCCTGTGGGGCTACTACCAGCAGGCCACTCCCGCCGACCTGGGTCTGACCCGGGACGACGAGGTGTTCCCGCTGTTCATCGTCGAGGCGATGCCCGCGGGGCTGTCCGGTCTGCTGCTGGCCGGGATCCTCGCCGCCGCGATGTCCACGCTGTCCTCCTCGCTGTCGGCGCTGTCTTCCTCGACGGTCACCGACGTGGTCGGCAAGCTACGCAGGACCCCGATGACGGATGCGCAGGGCCTGCGGATCGGCCGCTGGGCCACCATCGGCTGGGGCCTGGCGTTCATCGCCCCGGCGACCGTCTTCCGGTCCGACGAAGGCAGCATCGTGGTGCTGGCCCTGGGCGTCGCCGGCATCACCTACGGCGGGCTGCTCGGCGCGTTCGTGTTCGGCATCGTGAACAAGCGCGCCCGGGCGGTCGACGCGAACATCGCCTTCGTGCTCGCCGTCGCGGTCAATGCCTTCTTCTTCGTGATGGAGAAGTACGTGATCGGTGAGGTGTGGGTGGCTTGGCAGTGGTACCCGCTGCTCGGCGTGATCGTCACCTTCGTGGTCGGCGGGTTGCTGTCGCTGCGGCACGAGGAGCCCGTCGAGATCGCGGAAGGCACATCGGTGGACAGCGAGCTCCGCTGA
- the arr gene encoding NAD(+)--rifampin ADP-ribosyltransferase, whose amino-acid sequence MTEPAPFEVFAEGVHLHGTTAVLRPGDLLTPERPSNYREDTALSHVYVTETLHAAAWGAQLAHGDGEPRIYVVEPTGELEDDPNVTDKRFPGNPTRSYRTREPVRVVRELEDWPRHSPESVAAMQEGLAELRRKGEDVIID is encoded by the coding sequence ATGACCGAACCCGCACCCTTCGAGGTCTTCGCCGAGGGGGTCCACCTCCACGGCACCACGGCCGTGCTGCGGCCCGGGGACCTGCTCACCCCTGAGCGGCCCTCGAACTACCGCGAGGACACGGCGCTGAGCCACGTCTACGTCACCGAGACCCTGCACGCCGCGGCCTGGGGCGCCCAGCTCGCGCACGGCGACGGCGAGCCGCGCATCTACGTGGTGGAGCCGACGGGAGAGCTCGAGGACGATCCGAACGTCACCGACAAGCGGTTCCCGGGCAATCCCACCCGCTCCTACCGCACCCGGGAGCCCGTCCGGGTGGTCCGGGAGCTCGAGGACTGGCCCCGCCACAGCCCGGAGAGCGTGGCGGCGATGCAGGAGGGCCTCGCCGAGCTGCGGCGGAAGGGCGAGGACGTGATCATCGACTGA